One Nitrosopumilus piranensis genomic region harbors:
- the bcp gene encoding thioredoxin-dependent thiol peroxidase, with translation MISEGDPVPKFELNDANGNKVKSLDFKGKKHAIYFYPKDFTPGCTTEADEFSKDYKKFQKEEIEIIGISPDDVDSHKKFCDKMKIKYPLLADVDKEISKMFGVWGKKKFMGREYMGVMRSTFLVNEKGKIFKIYPKVKPAGHSKQVFEDFKSSE, from the coding sequence ATGATTTCAGAAGGGGATCCTGTTCCAAAATTTGAATTAAATGATGCAAATGGAAACAAGGTAAAATCTTTAGATTTCAAAGGTAAAAAACATGCCATCTATTTTTACCCAAAAGATTTCACTCCAGGATGCACTACAGAAGCAGATGAGTTTTCAAAAGATTATAAAAAATTTCAAAAAGAGGAAATTGAAATTATTGGAATCAGTCCTGATGATGTAGATTCACACAAAAAATTCTGTGATAAGATGAAAATCAAATATCCATTATTGGCAGATGTAGATAAAGAAATATCAAAGATGTTTGGTGTTTGGGGCAAGAAAAAATTCATGGGTAGAGAGTACATGGGAGTTATGAGAAGCACATTTCTTGTAAATGAAAAAGGAAAAATTTTCAAAATATATCCCAAAGTAAAACCTGCTGGACATTCAAAACAAGTTTTTGAAGATTTTAAGAGTTCAGAATAA
- a CDS encoding 2-amino-3,7-dideoxy-D-threo-hept-6-ulosonate synthase yields the protein MVSGNQIRLNRILRKGRMLCIPMDHGISNGPIEGLEDPASTIYKCEGHGLTSVIINKGIIKSLPKPPKVGVLVHFSSSTALSLSPNRKMLTGTVKEAVALGADGVSLHINIGGKEEPEMLEQLGLTADQCHRWNMPLLAMMYPRGENIKDPHDPEIVAHVARIGAECGADIVKTLYTGDIDSFSKVVKSTPVPIVIAGGPKAKTDLDILQMTEDAMTAGAKGVTYGRNIFAHKAPEKMVEALAEIIFRKGTAKEAMKKIE from the coding sequence ATGGTATCTGGCAACCAAATTAGACTTAATCGTATTCTTAGGAAAGGAAGAATGTTATGCATTCCAATGGATCATGGAATTTCAAATGGTCCTATTGAGGGTCTTGAAGACCCAGCATCAACAATTTACAAATGTGAAGGACATGGCCTTACAAGTGTAATAATTAACAAAGGGATCATCAAATCACTACCAAAACCACCCAAAGTTGGAGTTTTAGTTCATTTTTCAAGCAGTACAGCATTATCATTATCACCTAATCGAAAGATGCTCACAGGTACCGTGAAAGAAGCCGTTGCACTTGGAGCAGATGGAGTTTCTTTGCACATCAACATTGGTGGAAAAGAAGAACCAGAAATGTTAGAACAATTAGGATTAACTGCAGATCAATGTCACAGATGGAATATGCCACTTTTAGCAATGATGTACCCAAGAGGTGAAAATATCAAAGACCCACATGATCCAGAAATTGTTGCACATGTTGCAAGAATTGGAGCAGAGTGTGGAGCAGATATTGTTAAGACATTATACACAGGAGACATTGATTCATTTTCAAAAGTTGTAAAGAGCACACCAGTTCCAATTGTAATTGCAGGAGGACCAAAAGCAAAAACAGATTTAGATATTCTTCAAATGACAGAAGATGCCATGACTGCTGGAGCAAAAGGTGTCACATATGGGAGAAACATCTTTGCACATAAAGCACCTGAAAAAATGGTAGAAGCACTAGCTGAAATAATTTTTAGAAAGGGTACAGCAAAGGAAGCAATGAAGAAAATTGAATAA
- a CDS encoding radical SAM protein, with protein sequence MSQTTEQLQKSDIKDILENSLNGQRPGSEDCVRLLESDDVHLMGLVSGHLTRKQFGKKASFVNNIILNYTNVCITDCKFCAFYRSPGADDSYTLTLDQIESRVKTAWDMFKIRQVLIQGGHNPNLKIEYYEDAFRMIREKFPKVGVHGLSTSEIDMIARVEKSSTKEILSRLKDAGLQSMPGAGAEILTDSVKEIISPKKISSDDWIRIMDESHSLGIPSSATMMYGHVENNKDIVDHFFKLVKLQEKTKGFMAFIPWNFEPNNTLMHEEGLVEYGTGGIQLLKMIAISRLIFDGLIPHIQSSWLTNGVGMAQLALQYGADDFGGTLIGEEVVSCTGARSTELTDKIIIDAIHQIGYSVEERDNFYNPVSTL encoded by the coding sequence TTGAGTCAGACAACTGAGCAACTACAAAAAAGTGACATTAAAGATATTTTAGAAAATTCTCTAAATGGTCAACGACCTGGATCTGAAGATTGTGTCAGATTATTGGAATCTGATGATGTTCATTTGATGGGACTTGTATCTGGTCATTTGACAAGAAAACAATTTGGGAAAAAAGCATCTTTTGTAAATAATATAATTTTGAATTATACCAATGTCTGTATTACTGATTGCAAGTTTTGTGCATTTTACCGATCACCTGGAGCTGATGATTCTTATACATTAACATTGGATCAAATTGAATCCAGAGTGAAAACTGCATGGGACATGTTCAAGATTCGTCAAGTTTTGATTCAAGGAGGTCATAACCCAAATCTGAAAATTGAATATTATGAAGATGCGTTTAGAATGATTAGAGAAAAGTTCCCCAAAGTTGGTGTTCATGGACTATCTACATCTGAAATTGATATGATTGCAAGAGTTGAAAAATCATCAACTAAGGAAATTTTATCTAGACTCAAAGACGCTGGTCTGCAATCAATGCCTGGAGCAGGAGCTGAAATTTTGACTGATTCTGTTAAAGAAATTATTAGCCCAAAGAAAATTTCAAGTGATGATTGGATTAGAATTATGGATGAATCTCATTCTCTTGGAATCCCGTCTTCTGCAACAATGATGTATGGACATGTAGAAAATAACAAAGATATTGTTGATCACTTTTTCAAACTCGTAAAACTACAAGAAAAAACAAAAGGATTCATGGCATTTATTCCATGGAATTTTGAGCCAAACAATACTTTGATGCATGAGGAAGGTTTGGTAGAATATGGTACTGGTGGAATTCAACTCTTGAAGATGATTGCTATTTCTAGATTGATCTTTGATGGGCTTATCCCTCATATTCAATCCTCATGGCTGACAAACGGTGTAGGTATGGCTCAACTTGCTTTGCAGTATGGTGCAGATGATTTTGGTGGAACTTTGATTGGAGAAGAAGTAGTTTCTTGTACCGGTGCACGCTCAACTGAACTCACTGACAAAATAATCATAGATGCAATTCATCAAATTGGTTACTCTGTTGAAGAACGTGATAATTTCTATAATCCTGTCTCAACACTATAG
- a CDS encoding trans-sialidase produces the protein MAAKRKASTKKDLEAKIAELEAKLSKLSSEIEAKPAETKPAEKPAEAKPAETKPAEVKPSETKPSEKPAEIKPAETAKPKATLPKGMDDKPAETPKPQEAPKPAETTAQPPATVQDALEAAYYDAPMTDFHQYRAKVTGYSPAPNRYFVRMTAPVGKVPTSDWNQQKASVTGYTACSNQYYATRARLAYHPADKRFGSFSGVNMSVEGVEAKAQTQQAPPPPQPEPPKPKGTLPKGTAEKPQTTASSGDGKSRQEQLEEYEKDYLQRIEQEKAEREQAYQEALQSEVDARAKQSRGSLPKGFEPKSEPEPEPPKPKGTLPKGF, from the coding sequence ATGGCAGCAAAACGAAAAGCAAGTACGAAAAAAGATCTTGAAGCCAAGATTGCCGAACTCGAGGCAAAACTGTCAAAACTTTCCTCAGAAATTGAGGCTAAACCTGCTGAAACCAAACCCGCAGAAAAACCAGCTGAAGCAAAGCCAGCTGAAACCAAACCAGCTGAAGTGAAACCATCTGAAACAAAACCCTCTGAAAAACCAGCCGAGATAAAACCTGCTGAAACTGCCAAACCTAAAGCAACATTGCCAAAAGGTATGGACGACAAACCAGCAGAAACTCCTAAACCACAAGAAGCACCAAAACCAGCTGAGACAACCGCACAACCTCCAGCAACAGTACAAGACGCTTTAGAGGCCGCATACTATGATGCTCCTATGACTGATTTCCATCAGTACAGAGCAAAAGTAACAGGTTATTCTCCAGCACCTAACAGATATTTTGTTAGAATGACTGCTCCTGTTGGTAAAGTTCCAACATCTGATTGGAATCAACAAAAGGCATCCGTAACTGGTTACACAGCATGTTCAAACCAATACTATGCAACAAGAGCAAGATTGGCTTATCATCCAGCTGATAAAAGATTTGGAAGTTTTAGTGGAGTAAACATGAGTGTTGAAGGAGTTGAAGCAAAAGCACAAACACAGCAAGCACCTCCGCCACCCCAACCAGAACCACCAAAACCAAAAGGTACACTTCCAAAAGGTACGGCCGAAAAGCCTCAAACTACTGCTAGTAGTGGAGATGGAAAATCAAGACAAGAACAACTAGAAGAGTACGAAAAAGATTACTTGCAAAGAATTGAACAAGAAAAAGCAGAACGTGAACAAGCTTATCAAGAGGCCCTTCAATCTGAAGTGGACGCAAGAGCTAAGCAATCACGTGGTAGCTTACCAAAAGGTTTTGAACCCAAATCTGAACCAGAACCTGAACCACCAAAACCAAAAGGTACACTTCCAAAAGGTTTCTAA
- a CDS encoding trans-sialidase produces MATAKKQTKKDLEAKIAELEAKLNSLSSQLSKPAETKPAEKPAEAKPAETKPAEVKPSETKPSEKPAEIKPAETAKPKATLPKGMDDKPAETPKPQEAPKPAETTAQPPATVQDALEAAYYDAPMTDFHQYRAKVTGYSPAPNRYFVRMTAPVGKVPTSDWNQQKASVTGYTACSNQYYATRARLAYHPADKRFGSFSGVNMSVEGVEAKAQTQQAPPPPQPEPPKPKGTLPKGF; encoded by the coding sequence ATGGCAACTGCTAAAAAGCAAACTAAAAAAGATCTTGAAGCCAAGATTGCCGAATTAGAAGCAAAACTAAACTCACTTTCATCTCAGCTTTCTAAACCTGCTGAAACCAAACCCGCAGAAAAACCAGCTGAAGCAAAGCCAGCTGAAACCAAACCAGCTGAAGTGAAACCATCTGAAACAAAACCCTCTGAAAAACCAGCCGAGATAAAACCTGCTGAAACTGCCAAACCTAAAGCAACATTGCCAAAAGGTATGGACGACAAACCAGCAGAAACTCCTAAACCACAAGAAGCACCAAAACCAGCTGAGACAACCGCACAACCTCCAGCAACAGTACAAGACGCTTTAGAGGCCGCATACTATGATGCTCCTATGACTGATTTCCATCAGTACAGAGCAAAAGTAACAGGTTATTCTCCAGCACCTAACAGATATTTTGTTAGAATGACTGCTCCTGTTGGTAAAGTTCCAACATCTGATTGGAATCAACAAAAGGCATCCGTAACTGGTTACACAGCATGTTCAAACCAATACTATGCAACAAGAGCAAGATTGGCTTATCATCCAGCTGATAAAAGATTTGGAAGTTTTAGTGGAGTAAACATGAGTGTTGAAGGAGTTGAAGCAAAAGCACAAACACAGCAAGCACCTCCGCCACCCCAACCAGAACCACCAAAACCAAAAGGTACACTTCCAAAAGGATTCTAA
- the aroD gene encoding type I 3-dehydroquinate dehydratase: MKYKTCVSVAEKTPQKVKQTLKTALKKSDFVEIRLDFLKIEQIPQTLELIKKDLKKSVCTLRPKTEGGQFSGNEKERIATIKLIAEYNPFLLDVEFNTLKKNSSLIKYLKSTKTKLLVSWHDFKKTPNSAELKKKMNQMSKFSNFVKIVSTAKSTDDSTRMLELYSKKGKNNLIAFAMGDFGRISRILCLYLGSPYTYVSLGKAVAPGQFSVDEVNKITNLKK, from the coding sequence ATGAAATACAAAACATGTGTATCAGTTGCAGAGAAGACACCACAAAAAGTAAAACAGACACTAAAAACAGCTTTGAAGAAATCAGATTTTGTCGAAATACGACTGGACTTTCTAAAAATTGAACAAATCCCACAAACATTGGAATTAATCAAAAAGGATCTAAAAAAATCAGTTTGCACATTAAGACCAAAAACAGAAGGAGGTCAGTTTTCAGGAAACGAAAAAGAGCGAATTGCAACAATAAAATTAATTGCAGAATACAATCCGTTTTTACTGGATGTAGAATTTAATACTCTTAAAAAAAATTCATCACTAATCAAATATCTAAAATCAACTAAAACAAAGTTACTTGTATCCTGGCACGACTTTAAAAAAACTCCAAACTCAGCAGAATTAAAAAAGAAGATGAACCAAATGAGTAAGTTTTCAAATTTTGTGAAAATTGTCAGTACTGCAAAATCAACTGATGACTCTACTAGAATGCTCGAATTATACAGCAAGAAAGGGAAAAACAATCTAATCGCATTTGCCATGGGAGATTTTGGCAGAATTTCAAGAATTTTATGCCTATATTTGGGCAGTCCATACACATATGTCTCCCTAGGAAAAGCAGTAGCACCAGGGCAGTTTAGTGTAGACGAAGTAAACAAAATCACAAACTTGAAAAAATAA
- the aroE gene encoding shikimate dehydrogenase: protein MGKTFAVIGDPINHSLSPNIHSAAFRELNLDCSYIAYRIPKGELEEGIESLKKIKIDGFNVTIPHKIEMMKYLDKIDESCSLIGAVNTVVNNDGILKGYNTDMEGFLEPIKKKKINIANSNVLLLGAGGAARAIVAGFAKEKAKSITIANRTIEKANDLVEFAQKISLNANSITIEQVKDTAKNYNIIVNATSIGLQNESSLISLDGINDKTVVYDIVYMPLNTDFLKKAKEKNAIVIFGYEMLLGQAIRAFEIWHSMEAPYNAMKKALLGGF from the coding sequence ATGGGAAAGACATTTGCAGTAATTGGAGATCCAATTAATCATTCATTATCTCCAAATATTCACAGTGCAGCATTTAGAGAACTGAATCTAGATTGCTCGTACATTGCATATAGAATTCCAAAAGGAGAATTAGAAGAGGGAATAGAAAGTTTGAAAAAAATTAAAATTGATGGATTCAATGTAACCATTCCTCATAAAATTGAGATGATGAAATATTTAGATAAAATTGATGAATCATGTAGTTTGATTGGAGCAGTAAACACAGTAGTAAACAATGATGGAATACTAAAAGGATACAATACAGACATGGAAGGTTTTCTAGAACCAATAAAGAAAAAGAAGATAAACATTGCAAATTCAAATGTGCTGTTGTTGGGTGCAGGGGGAGCTGCAAGAGCAATTGTGGCAGGATTTGCAAAAGAAAAAGCAAAAAGCATTACAATAGCAAACAGAACAATTGAAAAAGCAAATGACTTGGTGGAATTTGCACAAAAGATTAGCCTGAATGCAAATTCCATAACTATTGAGCAAGTTAAAGACACTGCAAAAAATTACAACATTATTGTTAACGCAACATCAATAGGACTGCAAAATGAATCAAGCCTGATATCACTTGATGGAATTAATGACAAGACAGTGGTATATGATATTGTGTACATGCCATTGAATACCGATTTTCTAAAAAAAGCAAAAGAAAAAAACGCTATTGTTATTTTTGGATATGAGATGTTATTAGGCCAAGCAATAAGAGCATTTGAGATTTGGCACAGCATGGAAGCACCTTATAATGCCATGAAAAAAGCATTGTTAGGAGGGTTTTGA
- a CDS encoding MIP/aquaporin family protein, which produces MVNPRAYLAEAISTYGLVFFGPLSVILAIASFGEELTTMSVLFISLGHGGAIALMIYAFGHVSGAHINPAVTIPMMITRKIGIADGIGYIISQLIGAVAAAATLKAILPELGAKVNFATQGGPSDLINNSIGSGFAIEAILTFFLVTVIFMSAVHKKASPGWHGFTIGGMVFLIHLIAVPLTGASVNPARTFGPALISGFWEFHWLYWAAPILGGIIAGLIMNYVFVKQAEQEA; this is translated from the coding sequence ATGGTTAATCCAAGAGCATACCTTGCTGAAGCAATATCTACATACGGATTGGTATTTTTCGGACCCCTCTCAGTAATTTTGGCAATTGCATCTTTTGGTGAGGAATTGACAACAATGTCAGTACTATTCATTTCTCTTGGACACGGTGGTGCTATTGCATTGATGATCTATGCATTTGGTCATGTATCTGGCGCCCACATTAATCCTGCAGTTACAATTCCAATGATGATTACTAGAAAGATTGGAATTGCAGATGGAATTGGTTATATTATTTCACAATTAATTGGTGCAGTTGCAGCAGCTGCAACACTCAAAGCAATCTTACCTGAACTAGGAGCCAAAGTAAACTTTGCAACTCAAGGTGGACCAAGTGACTTGATCAATAACAGTATTGGTTCAGGATTTGCAATTGAGGCAATCTTGACATTCTTCTTAGTTACAGTAATCTTCATGAGTGCTGTTCACAAAAAAGCATCTCCTGGTTGGCATGGATTTACAATCGGTGGTATGGTATTTTTAATTCACTTGATTGCAGTTCCACTAACTGGTGCATCAGTGAATCCTGCAAGAACATTTGGTCCTGCATTAATTTCAGGATTCTGGGAATTCCACTGGTTATATTGGGCAGCCCCAATCTTGGGCGGTATAATTGCTGGATTGATAATGAATTA
- a CDS encoding 3-dehydroquinate synthase II, whose translation MNKNRELIISPKGSQAQLSKLLPQLEEDGIKMVYLDPKKIGKKKTKLQTVYPSNNANYVILEKENAVKPKGKKVGRKFKVLSNTDIENILSIAKKGLDFVVVEVKDWKIIPLENIIAKLHKIHTKIFAIARTPEEVRKMFSILEVGVDGVIFSTSSINQVREAMVYLGTRSFDMKPAKIIDIKEVGDGERVCVDTASMLHKGEGMLIGSRSNFLFLVHNESVGSSFTSPRPFRVNAGAVHCYTLSPDGTTNYLSEVETGSEVLILNSKGKARRATVGRSKIERRPMLMIKAKAGDEVGGIIAQDAETIRFVKPNGQLVSVTHLKKGDIVMVHSKPATGRHFGMEVSDEYILEK comes from the coding sequence TTGAATAAGAACAGAGAATTAATTATTTCCCCTAAAGGCTCACAGGCACAATTATCTAAACTTCTCCCACAATTAGAAGAAGATGGAATCAAGATGGTATATCTAGATCCAAAAAAAATTGGCAAGAAAAAAACAAAACTACAAACTGTTTATCCATCAAACAATGCAAATTATGTAATTCTTGAAAAAGAAAATGCTGTAAAACCAAAGGGCAAAAAAGTTGGAAGAAAGTTCAAAGTGTTATCAAATACAGATATCGAGAACATTTTATCTATTGCAAAAAAAGGTCTAGACTTTGTAGTAGTAGAAGTTAAAGATTGGAAAATTATTCCATTGGAGAACATTATTGCAAAGCTTCACAAAATTCATACCAAAATTTTTGCAATTGCTAGAACACCTGAAGAAGTTAGAAAGATGTTCTCAATTCTAGAAGTAGGAGTAGACGGAGTAATTTTCAGCACATCATCAATTAACCAAGTTAGAGAAGCAATGGTGTATTTAGGAACAAGAAGTTTTGACATGAAACCTGCAAAAATTATTGACATTAAAGAAGTTGGTGATGGAGAAAGAGTTTGCGTAGATACAGCATCAATGCTTCACAAAGGAGAAGGGATGTTAATTGGAAGTAGATCAAACTTTTTGTTTTTAGTTCATAATGAATCAGTTGGTTCATCATTTACATCACCAAGACCATTTAGAGTCAATGCCGGAGCTGTGCATTGTTACACATTATCACCAGATGGAACTACCAACTATCTATCAGAAGTAGAAACAGGCTCAGAAGTACTAATTTTAAACTCTAAAGGTAAAGCAAGAAGAGCCACAGTAGGAAGATCAAAGATTGAAAGAAGACCTATGTTAATGATTAAAGCAAAAGCAGGTGATGAAGTAGGGGGAATAATTGCACAAGATGCAGAGACAATCCGTTTTGTAAAACCTAACGGGCAACTAGTATCAGTTACACACCTTAAGAAAGGAGATATTGTAATGGTTCATTCAAAACCTGCAACAGGCAGACATTTTGGTATGGAAGTCTCAGACGAATACATTTTAGAAAAATAA
- a CDS encoding menaquinone biosynthesis decarboxylase: MPIEDIHEFISELERNGELKRVKTEVDSNLEIAEIMRREMYSNGPAVLFENVKDYDMPVLGNAFGSMKRLEIGLEMTDFTEIGKRIADMTKMDVPSGLLNKIKKLPELSKMTASFPKSESDGPVTEITSTDASFEDLPILKSWPNDAGRFITLGLVATKHPETGVRNLGVYRMQIVDKTHALMHWQKHKRGAHHGDISKDRGEKIPTAIIIGGDPATIFSSIAPVPEGLDKYLFAGITRKEGIKTVKCKTIDLDVPANAEIVLEGYVDPADIRDEGPFGDHTGYYTPVEPYPTFTLTGIMRRKDPVYVTTVVGKPILEDAYIGKVIERSFLPLVQMFHPEVVDFSMPAAGWFQGFAIISIKKRYPGQAKKVMMGLWGMGQLSLTKMFVVVDEDINVHDINDVIWAITTRADAARDTTIINNAPTDTLDPASPLVNLGSKMGIDATQKTKEEGYDREIQQQVKVDNKTRNLVDSKWSDYGL, from the coding sequence GTGCCAATAGAAGATATCCACGAGTTTATTTCAGAACTTGAAAGAAATGGCGAATTAAAGAGAGTAAAAACAGAAGTTGACTCGAATTTAGAGATTGCAGAAATTATGAGAAGAGAGATGTATTCAAACGGACCTGCGGTTCTTTTTGAGAATGTAAAAGATTATGATATGCCAGTTTTAGGAAATGCGTTTGGTTCTATGAAAAGATTAGAGATAGGACTTGAAATGACAGACTTTACTGAAATTGGTAAACGTATTGCAGATATGACAAAGATGGATGTGCCATCAGGTTTACTAAATAAAATAAAAAAACTTCCAGAACTCTCAAAGATGACAGCATCATTTCCAAAATCAGAATCGGATGGACCAGTAACTGAGATTACATCAACTGATGCGTCATTTGAGGATTTGCCAATTCTAAAATCTTGGCCAAATGATGCAGGACGATTTATCACATTAGGTTTAGTTGCAACAAAACATCCAGAAACAGGAGTTAGAAATCTAGGAGTATACAGAATGCAAATTGTAGACAAAACGCATGCATTAATGCATTGGCAAAAACACAAAAGAGGTGCCCACCATGGAGACATTTCAAAAGATAGAGGAGAAAAAATTCCAACTGCAATAATCATTGGTGGAGACCCTGCAACAATTTTTTCATCAATTGCTCCAGTTCCAGAAGGACTTGACAAATACTTGTTTGCAGGAATTACAAGAAAAGAAGGGATTAAGACTGTAAAATGTAAAACAATTGATTTGGATGTTCCTGCAAATGCAGAGATTGTTTTAGAGGGATATGTAGATCCAGCAGACATTAGAGATGAGGGCCCGTTTGGAGATCATACAGGATACTACACACCAGTAGAACCATACCCAACATTCACACTAACAGGAATTATGAGAAGAAAAGATCCTGTATATGTTACAACGGTAGTTGGAAAACCAATACTTGAAGACGCATATATTGGAAAAGTAATTGAGCGCTCATTTTTGCCATTAGTTCAGATGTTTCATCCAGAAGTAGTTGACTTTAGTATGCCAGCAGCAGGATGGTTCCAAGGATTTGCTATAATTTCAATTAAGAAAAGGTATCCAGGCCAAGCAAAAAAAGTGATGATGGGACTATGGGGAATGGGGCAATTATCACTAACAAAGATGTTCGTAGTAGTAGATGAAGACATCAACGTTCATGATATCAATGATGTTATTTGGGCAATCACAACCAGGGCAGATGCAGCAAGAGACACTACCATAATCAATAATGCCCCGACAGACACCCTTGATCCTGCATCACCACTTGTAAACTTGGGTTCAAAGATGGGAATTGATGCAACACAAAAAACAAAAGAAGAGGGATATGATAGAGAAATTCAGCAGCAAGTAAAAGTTGATAATAAAACAAGGAATCTAGTAGATTCTAAATGGTCTGATTATGGACTATAG
- a CDS encoding shikimate kinase translates to MAKAKATVHGAVSLVNAIANQKGATLGIDLKVEATVETSPGKGIIIQSKNKTLSSRLINKTVEKIVTKKDMEQNKITITLESEIPTGYGLKSSSAISSAVALGCAKIFKSKFTDQQILLAGVDASIESKVSITGAYDDACSCYYGGFNVTDNAKKKRVSYEKGPSNLIAVIFIPKNRKRGNLKKLKVLSSVFDHAWNLARKANYWEAMIINGLATSSILSSNPEIIPSLIERGSLGASVSGNGPAIAAITKKENESNIKKAFSALEGSIIVSKISNKKAEVHEV, encoded by the coding sequence ATGGCAAAGGCAAAGGCAACCGTGCATGGGGCAGTTTCACTAGTAAATGCAATAGCAAATCAAAAAGGAGCCACGTTAGGAATTGATCTAAAAGTAGAGGCAACAGTTGAGACATCGCCAGGTAAAGGCATAATCATTCAATCAAAAAATAAAACACTCAGTTCACGTTTAATCAACAAGACAGTTGAAAAAATTGTTACAAAAAAAGACATGGAGCAAAACAAAATAACAATAACATTAGAATCAGAAATTCCAACAGGGTACGGATTAAAGAGTTCTAGTGCAATATCGTCTGCAGTTGCATTAGGATGCGCAAAAATTTTTAAATCAAAATTTACTGATCAGCAGATCCTACTTGCAGGAGTTGATGCATCAATTGAATCAAAGGTTAGCATTACAGGAGCATATGATGATGCGTGTTCATGCTACTATGGCGGATTTAATGTTACAGATAATGCAAAGAAAAAAAGAGTGAGTTATGAAAAAGGTCCATCAAATTTAATTGCAGTAATTTTTATTCCAAAAAATAGAAAACGGGGAAACCTAAAAAAACTCAAAGTGTTATCATCAGTTTTTGATCATGCTTGGAATTTAGCAAGAAAAGCAAACTATTGGGAAGCAATGATAATTAACGGATTAGCTACATCATCAATTCTAAGTTCAAATCCAGAAATCATACCAAGTTTAATTGAAAGAGGCTCTTTAGGAGCATCAGTTTCAGGGAATGGACCCGCAATTGCAGCAATTACAAAAAAAGAAAATGAATCTAATATCAAAAAAGCATTTTCAGCACTAGAAGGTAGTATTATAGTTTCAAAAATCAGTAACAAAAAGGCTGAAGTTCATGAAGTGTAA